In one Vanessa tameamea isolate UH-Manoa-2023 chromosome 10, ilVanTame1 primary haplotype, whole genome shotgun sequence genomic region, the following are encoded:
- the LOC113404166 gene encoding large ribosomal subunit protein uL6: MKQIVANQKVKIPEGLTVHVKSRLVTVKGPRGVLKRNFKHLAVDIRMVNSRLLKVEKWFGSKKELAAVRTVCSHVENMIKGVTKGFQYKMRAVYAHFPINCVTTENNSVIEIRNFLGEKYIRRVKMAPGVTVVNSPKQKDELIIEGNSLEDVSSSAALIQQSTTVKNKDIRKFLDGLYVSEKTTVVMDEI, from the exons ATGAAGCAAATCGTTGCTAATCAAAAAGTGAAAATCCCTGAGGGGTTGACTGTTCATGTGAAATCAAGACTAGTGACAGTGAAAGGCCCCCGAGGAGTGCTGAAAAGAAACTTTAAACATTTAGCTGTGGACATTCGCATGGTAAACTCTCGGTTATTGAAAGTGGAAAAATGGTTCGGATCCAAGAAGGAACTTGCTGCAGTAAGAACAGTATGTTCCCACGTTGAGAACATGATTAAAG GTGTCACTAAGGGATTCCAGTACAAAATGCGTGCTGTATATGCCCATTTCCCCATTAACTGTGTCACCACTGAAAATAATTCAGTTATCGAAATCCGTAACTTCCTTGGAGAGAAGTACATCAGGAGGGTAAAGATGGCTCCAGGTGTTACTGTTGTCAACTCCCCGAAACAGAAAGATGAACTTATCATTGAAGGTAACTCACTCGAAGATGTTTCTAGCTCAGCAGCACTCATTCAACAATCCACAACTGTCAAAAATAAGGACATCAGAAAGTTCTTGGACGGTCTATACGTGTCCGAGAAGACTACTGTTGTAATGGATGAGATATAA
- the LOC113395048 gene encoding large ribosomal subunit protein mL46, which translates to MFLRKLFLSEICLSHRILVRDKSSWDIVAGVCVERLPVVTPPLNDIQKKFKNMLGTIEIEKSLKSNHEIRKENDKVQAELLKNDSADVDLDIVSKITAQDFEDASKEEFDSFKFANIETEADEKGDKSTHDRSLQRHLVLVTQVKLGNDIKTILPHGVWTEGETLRQTAERTLLEHCGSNIKVKFLSNAPSGFYKYKYPSEVNGKIGAKVFFYYANFESGETDKKSKPNWLTRNELAEVLPEKYNKSVQSFLIEETY; encoded by the exons ATGTTTTTAAGAAAACTATTTCTTTCGGAAATCTGTTTAAGTCATAGAATATTGGTTCGAG ATAAATCGTCTTGGGATATAGTAGCGGGAGTATGTGTCGAAAGGCTACCGGTAGTTACCCCACCACTCAACGATATTcaaaaaaagttcaaaaacaTGCTGGGGACAATTGAAATCGAAAAAAGTCTTAAATCAAACCACGAAATTAGAAAAGAGAATGACAA agTACAAGCAGAACTCCTTAAAAATGACTCGGCAGATGTTGATTTGGATATTGTCAGTAAAATAACAGCTCAGGATTTTGAAGATGCATCTAAGGAAGAATTTGATAGTTTTAAGTTTGCCAATATTGAAACAG AAGCAGATGAAAAAGGCGATAAAAGTACTCATGATAGATCTCTTCAAAGGCATCTGGTGCTTGTAACTCAAGTCAAATTAGGGAATGATATTAAAACTATTCTACCTCACGGAGTATGGACAGAAGGAGAGACTTTAAGAcag acagCGGAACGTACCCTTTTAGAGCACTGTGGTtccaatattaaagtaaaatttctaTCAAATGCTCCAAGtggtttctataaatataaatatccttCAGAAGTTAATGGCAAAATTGGTGCTAAG GTATTCTTCTACTATGCAAATTTTGAATCTGGTGAAACTGATAAGAAGTCAAAACCCAATTGGCTAACAAGGAATGAGTTAGCTGAAGTATTACCAGAAAAGTACAATAAGTCTGTCCAAAGTTTCCTGATCGAGGAAACATATTAG